The Pirellulimonas nuda genome includes a region encoding these proteins:
- a CDS encoding sulfatase family protein yields the protein MIRAASLLVFLLTTAAAPAAGRPNFLFIIADDCTFRDLGPYGGQAHTPRLDRLAEQGMRFTRCFQAAPMCSPTRHNIYTGLYPVKSGAYPNHTFAKPGTKSVVHYLQPLGYRVALSGKTHIAPKQVFPFEFSGKANPDMAAVDKLMSECAATGEPFCLFACSNEPHTPWDKGDPSRYDAPSLKLPPAFVDTHETREAMTRYLAEVTYFDSQVGQLLDTLEAHGLAENTLVMVVSEQGSSLPFGKWTCYDTGLQSACIVRWPGVVPPGAVSDAMVEYVDVLPTFVEAAGGDPAPVLDGRSFLPVLRGERERHKEFVYGLMTTRGIQNGSDHYGIRSVRSDRYKYIRNLSPGETFQNACVTSPEFRSWVRAAEDGNADAADKVRRYQHRPAEELYDIVADPYEWTNLADHPHLAATKAELSRQLDAWMDAQGDRGVETELEAREHLARNIKGPGTAAAPKKPRRNAPQKGADR from the coding sequence ATGATACGCGCCGCTTCTCTGCTGGTGTTCCTGCTAACGACGGCGGCAGCCCCTGCCGCCGGCCGTCCGAACTTCCTCTTCATCATCGCGGACGACTGTACTTTCCGCGACCTTGGGCCCTACGGGGGTCAGGCACACACCCCGCGGCTCGACCGTTTGGCGGAACAGGGCATGCGATTTACTCGCTGCTTCCAGGCGGCGCCGATGTGCTCTCCCACCCGGCACAACATTTATACGGGACTGTACCCGGTCAAAAGCGGCGCCTACCCCAATCACACGTTCGCCAAGCCGGGCACGAAGAGCGTGGTTCACTACCTGCAGCCGCTGGGCTACCGCGTGGCGTTGAGCGGCAAGACCCACATCGCTCCGAAGCAGGTCTTTCCGTTCGAATTTTCCGGCAAGGCCAACCCCGACATGGCGGCGGTCGACAAACTAATGAGCGAGTGCGCCGCGACGGGCGAACCGTTCTGCCTGTTTGCCTGCTCGAACGAGCCGCACACCCCGTGGGACAAGGGAGACCCGTCGCGGTACGACGCCCCCTCGCTCAAGTTGCCGCCCGCCTTTGTCGACACACACGAGACTCGAGAAGCGATGACCCGCTACTTGGCGGAAGTCACCTACTTCGACAGCCAGGTCGGCCAACTGCTCGACACCCTCGAGGCGCACGGCTTGGCGGAGAACACCCTGGTGATGGTCGTCAGCGAGCAGGGCTCGAGCCTGCCGTTCGGCAAGTGGACCTGCTACGACACCGGGCTGCAGAGCGCGTGCATCGTGCGCTGGCCCGGCGTCGTGCCGCCCGGGGCGGTGTCTGACGCAATGGTCGAGTACGTCGACGTGCTGCCGACGTTCGTCGAGGCGGCCGGGGGCGATCCGGCGCCCGTGCTCGACGGCCGCAGTTTCTTGCCGGTGCTGCGTGGCGAGCGGGAAAGGCACAAAGAGTTCGTCTACGGGCTGATGACCACCCGCGGCATCCAGAATGGCTCCGACCACTACGGCATACGCTCGGTACGCTCCGACCGCTACAAGTACATCCGCAACCTTTCGCCCGGAGAGACGTTTCAGAACGCCTGCGTGACCTCGCCCGAGTTTCGGTCGTGGGTCCGTGCGGCGGAAGACGGAAACGCAGACGCCGCGGACAAGGTCCGCCGCTATCAGCACCGCCCCGCGGAAGAGCTGTACGACATCGTGGCCGACCCCTACGAGTGGACCAACCTGGCGGACCACCCACACCTGGCCGCGACCAAAGCAGAGCTCTCACGCCAACTCGACGCGTGGATGGACGCCCAGGGAGACCGCGGCGTCGAGACCGAATTGGAGGCTCGCGAGCACCTGGCGAGGAACATAAAGGGCCCCGGTACCGCCGCGGCGCCGAAGAAACCTCGGCGAAATGCGCCCCAGAAGGGGGCCGATCGTTGA
- a CDS encoding serine/threonine-protein kinase yields MPAPDPAPTPKPSAGGSYAETFVLPHNSPDADLSKEEQDIALAASLLESGAISERQLGTALSQWSIHGSVPLAEHLEKSGVLKGPQIEQLSKRAAQRSHDSRQADKEGSPQSASLSHVLDRIDSSGRVARVLGLSMVTRSDGLGGRASETRYVLVRKLGQGGLGRVWLAYDSSLRRHVALKELTDGDAASDATLRRFQNEAEITGRLEHPGIVPLYQLGQDKHSGGVFYTMRFLGKSTLQTAIVEYHERREEGDDNPMLLRELLTAFVSICQAIAHAHSRRVIHRDLKPENVVIDSFGQVIVIDWGLAKVLDETTPDLPGQADGPFDASRSGTMEGQVLGTPMYMAPEQASGRLDEIDARTDVYGLGAILYAIITGVAPHESTQGRLSESRGGARALLSEISSGPTPIALQQLPSADPSLSAICAKAMARRRYARYQEASELAEDVQRWMAGESVTCYQEPPTRRLRRWANRNPRLSQTIGALGLVALISGLMWAGSAHNARIAEEARRYEELRSDFHEVQFLLQYSSDALTRNCRFMSSIPPIQGIVRARGGSTEDSEAVWDERLATIFAGLLRANANYLSVSFVAAIDGGAEGILAEEIVRVDRSTGDRWLVRTVPQARLLRDAELPLLTATSQLEPGEATMVFSPPEGGAQRTLSLGVPVFDESTGAWFGAVAIEMDLSGQLELILSSIVLSDEEQLIVGLGGEAWLVADASGVRPVGSVAEEDSADWAAADAQVQAFLGGQGPRVLADGHSLYGERFALGRVGPELVVVAKTIDAR; encoded by the coding sequence ATGCCCGCTCCCGACCCCGCTCCCACACCCAAGCCGAGCGCGGGCGGAAGCTACGCAGAAACGTTCGTCCTGCCGCACAACTCGCCCGACGCGGACCTCTCCAAGGAAGAGCAGGACATCGCCCTGGCCGCGTCGCTGCTTGAGTCGGGGGCGATCAGCGAACGCCAGCTCGGCACTGCATTATCTCAGTGGTCGATCCACGGATCGGTCCCGCTGGCGGAGCACCTCGAGAAATCGGGCGTGCTCAAAGGCCCGCAGATCGAGCAGCTTAGCAAACGAGCCGCGCAGCGAAGCCACGACTCGCGGCAAGCAGACAAGGAGGGTTCCCCGCAATCCGCATCGCTGAGCCACGTGCTCGACCGCATCGACTCGTCGGGCCGGGTCGCCAGAGTGCTTGGGCTCTCGATGGTCACCAGGTCGGACGGCCTCGGCGGCCGGGCAAGCGAGACACGGTACGTGCTCGTACGCAAGCTCGGACAAGGCGGGCTGGGGCGGGTCTGGCTGGCGTACGACAGCAGCCTCCGGAGGCACGTCGCGCTCAAGGAGCTCACCGACGGAGACGCCGCCAGCGACGCGACCCTGCGGCGTTTCCAGAACGAGGCAGAGATCACGGGCCGGCTCGAACACCCCGGCATCGTCCCCCTCTACCAGCTGGGGCAGGACAAGCACTCCGGCGGCGTGTTCTACACGATGCGCTTCCTGGGCAAGTCGACGCTGCAAACGGCGATCGTGGAGTACCACGAGCGACGCGAGGAAGGGGACGACAACCCGATGCTGCTGCGCGAGCTGCTGACAGCCTTTGTCAGCATCTGCCAGGCCATCGCTCACGCCCACTCGCGGCGCGTGATCCACCGCGATCTTAAGCCCGAGAACGTGGTCATCGACAGCTTCGGGCAAGTAATCGTCATCGATTGGGGGCTCGCGAAGGTGCTCGACGAGACGACCCCCGACCTCCCCGGGCAGGCCGATGGGCCGTTTGACGCCTCACGGTCGGGGACGATGGAAGGGCAGGTGCTGGGAACCCCCATGTACATGGCGCCCGAGCAGGCCTCGGGGCGGCTCGACGAGATCGACGCGCGGACCGACGTCTACGGACTGGGCGCCATCCTGTACGCCATCATCACCGGCGTAGCGCCCCACGAATCGACACAGGGGCGGCTGTCGGAGTCGCGGGGCGGAGCGCGGGCGCTGCTGAGCGAGATCTCTAGCGGTCCGACGCCAATCGCGCTGCAACAGCTTCCCTCGGCCGACCCAAGCCTTTCGGCGATCTGCGCCAAAGCCATGGCGCGTCGCCGTTACGCCCGCTACCAGGAAGCCTCGGAACTCGCCGAGGACGTGCAACGCTGGATGGCGGGCGAGTCGGTCACTTGCTACCAGGAGCCCCCTACGCGGCGACTGCGCCGCTGGGCGAACCGCAACCCAAGGCTCTCACAGACGATCGGTGCGTTGGGGCTCGTGGCGCTGATCAGCGGCTTGATGTGGGCCGGGTCTGCCCACAATGCGCGGATCGCGGAAGAAGCACGCAGGTACGAAGAGCTGCGGTCCGACTTCCACGAGGTGCAATTCCTCCTGCAGTATTCCTCAGACGCGCTTACCCGCAACTGCCGGTTCATGTCCTCCATCCCTCCGATCCAAGGGATTGTTCGCGCCCGCGGTGGCAGCACCGAGGATAGCGAGGCGGTATGGGACGAGCGGCTGGCCACCATCTTTGCGGGGCTGCTGCGGGCCAACGCCAACTACCTGTCGGTGAGCTTCGTTGCGGCTATCGACGGCGGGGCCGAGGGAATCCTGGCGGAGGAGATCGTGAGGGTCGATCGCAGCACCGGCGACCGCTGGCTAGTCCGGACGGTGCCGCAGGCCCGGCTGCTGCGGGATGCGGAGCTGCCGCTGCTCACCGCCACGTCCCAACTCGAGCCGGGCGAAGCAACGATGGTGTTTAGCCCGCCAGAGGGGGGCGCCCAGCGGACGCTTTCTTTGGGCGTCCCCGTTTTCGATGAGTCGACGGGCGCCTGGTTCGGCGCCGTGGCGATCGAGATGGACCTTTCCGGCCAGCTCGAACTGATCCTATCGTCGATAGTGCTATCAGACGAGGAGCAGCTTATCGTTGGCCTGGGCGGAGAAGCCTGGCTGGTCGCCGACGCTTCGGGGGTTCGCCCCGTGGGTAGCGTCGCGGAAGAGGATTCGGCCGACTGGGCGGCCGCCGACGCCCAAGTACAAGCCTTCCTCGGGGGCCAAGGCCCCCGTGTCTTGGCCGACGGGCACTCCCTGTACGGCGAACGATTCGCCCTGGGGCGGGTCGGACCCGAGCTGGTGGTCGTGGCCAAGACGATCGACGCGCGCTAA
- the ppc gene encoding phosphoenolpyruvate carboxylase: MQTSESLQLRDEVRMLGELLGSTIQEIDGQSHFETVEQIRTLARDHRAGSSIALEALVDRIAGFSTAELRVVIRAFTVLLDLANLAEDRGRVRVLRRRQGGEGAYSESIVSAIAQLKSEGVAPEQLAQLVHGLDIELVLTAHPTEAKRRSIRGKLRSLRRVLYQLDLDPTPRERERLDRALRCELTKLWQTEFVRPTRPTVLEEVQRGLAVRPVIWDVVVRTFEDLRSALAELYPGLEEEVRPFIHFGSWIGGDRDGHPFVTPDVTEKTLTWLRDAAIEAHLGACDELIDSLSLSSTYARVSDQLAAAIPETSHATATGLDKYPPNEQYRAWLLTIRSRLRATAKSAFGRPTPAGAYANSAALAADVVLLRDSLSEAHNQRLVRDEVQPWLDRIEVFGFHLARLDVRQDARYYLKVVAELLKKSGDCEDFTTLDEGQRQTLLRKLIAQAAPLDASGLSTEAQQTVELFELLRRTARATNMGALGSHVISMTKVPSDVLTVLWFWRQSAAVDGGDDRDAGLRLPIVPLFETIDDLEHAADTLDALLSDPTYRDYVRPQRDRQTVMIGYSDSTKDGGYLAACWGLYRAQERLHAAAEKHSVKLTFFHGRGGSLGRGGGPAARGILSLPPRTFDGAMRLTEQGEVLAERYDDPRIAYRHLEQVTWSSIIAASHPNQSHAKAWDEVMDELSVRSLKAYQTLVRQDGFVEYFRSATPIADIETLPIGSRPSRRGGKHTLADLRAIPWVFAWTQCRVLAPAWYGIGAAVNSLMADRPDLAERLPTMYRDWVFFRATIDNAALALAKTDLMIASHYANLAAGTPSNEAIRKQIEAEFAASREAVLAITGGADLLDDTRWLKESIRVRNRYIDPLNLIQVELMKRIRTADSTTPEAELSGLHDLMRLAIKGVSAGMRTTG, from the coding sequence ATGCAAACGAGTGAATCGCTGCAGTTGCGTGATGAGGTCCGCATGCTCGGCGAGCTGCTTGGATCTACCATCCAAGAGATCGACGGACAGTCCCACTTCGAAACAGTCGAACAGATCCGAACCCTGGCGCGCGACCACCGCGCCGGCAGCAGCATCGCGCTGGAGGCGCTGGTCGATCGCATCGCCGGCTTCTCCACGGCCGAGCTGCGCGTGGTGATCCGGGCGTTCACGGTGCTGCTCGACCTGGCGAACCTCGCCGAGGACCGGGGCCGGGTGCGGGTGCTGCGTCGCCGCCAAGGGGGCGAAGGCGCGTACAGCGAATCGATCGTCTCGGCGATCGCGCAGCTCAAGTCCGAGGGGGTCGCCCCGGAACAGTTGGCCCAGCTCGTCCACGGGCTCGACATCGAGCTCGTGCTGACCGCCCACCCCACCGAGGCGAAACGACGCAGCATCCGCGGCAAGCTCCGCAGCCTGCGTCGGGTGCTGTACCAGCTGGACCTCGACCCGACCCCACGCGAGCGCGAACGCCTCGACCGGGCGCTGCGGTGCGAGCTGACCAAGCTCTGGCAGACCGAGTTCGTCCGGCCTACTCGGCCGACCGTGCTGGAAGAAGTGCAGCGCGGCCTGGCGGTGCGTCCGGTGATCTGGGACGTCGTGGTCCGCACCTTCGAGGACCTCCGGTCAGCGCTCGCAGAGCTGTACCCCGGCCTGGAAGAGGAGGTCCGCCCTTTCATCCACTTCGGATCGTGGATCGGCGGCGACCGCGACGGGCACCCGTTCGTCACGCCGGACGTCACCGAGAAGACGCTCACCTGGCTCAGGGACGCGGCGATCGAGGCCCACCTGGGGGCGTGCGACGAGCTGATCGATTCGCTTAGCCTCAGCTCTACCTACGCCCGGGTGAGCGACCAGCTCGCCGCGGCAATCCCCGAGACGTCGCACGCCACGGCAACGGGGCTCGACAAGTACCCGCCGAACGAACAGTACCGCGCCTGGCTGCTCACCATCCGCTCGCGCCTCCGCGCGACGGCGAAGTCGGCCTTTGGCAGGCCCACCCCGGCCGGCGCCTACGCCAACTCCGCGGCGCTGGCCGCGGACGTCGTGCTGCTCCGCGACAGCCTGTCGGAGGCCCACAACCAGCGGCTCGTGCGCGACGAGGTGCAGCCTTGGCTCGACCGGATCGAGGTGTTCGGGTTCCATCTAGCGCGGCTCGACGTGCGGCAAGACGCCCGCTACTACCTGAAGGTGGTCGCCGAGCTGCTGAAGAAATCGGGCGACTGCGAGGACTTCACTACGCTCGACGAGGGCCAGCGGCAAACGCTGCTCCGCAAGCTCATCGCACAGGCAGCGCCGCTCGACGCGTCGGGCCTGTCAACGGAGGCGCAGCAGACAGTCGAGCTCTTCGAGCTGCTCCGGCGGACCGCTCGGGCCACCAACATGGGCGCCCTGGGCAGTCATGTGATCAGCATGACCAAGGTCCCCAGCGACGTGCTGACCGTCCTGTGGTTTTGGCGCCAGTCGGCCGCCGTCGATGGGGGCGACGACCGAGACGCGGGGCTCCGCCTGCCGATCGTCCCGCTGTTTGAGACGATCGACGACCTCGAGCACGCCGCGGATACCCTCGACGCGTTGCTCTCCGACCCGACCTACCGAGACTACGTGCGCCCCCAAAGGGACCGCCAGACCGTGATGATCGGCTACTCCGACAGCACGAAAGACGGCGGCTACTTGGCCGCTTGCTGGGGACTCTACCGCGCCCAAGAGCGTCTCCACGCCGCCGCCGAAAAGCACAGCGTGAAGCTCACGTTCTTCCACGGCCGGGGGGGCTCGCTGGGCCGCGGCGGCGGGCCCGCCGCGCGGGGGATCCTCTCGCTGCCGCCGCGTACGTTCGACGGCGCCATGCGACTCACGGAGCAGGGCGAGGTGCTCGCCGAGCGGTACGACGACCCGCGTATCGCCTACCGGCACCTCGAGCAGGTCACCTGGTCGTCGATCATCGCCGCGTCGCACCCCAATCAATCCCACGCTAAGGCGTGGGACGAAGTGATGGACGAGCTGTCCGTCCGGTCGCTCAAAGCGTACCAAACGCTTGTGCGGCAGGACGGCTTTGTGGAGTACTTCCGTTCCGCGACGCCGATCGCCGACATCGAGACGCTGCCGATCGGCTCCCGCCCGTCGCGGCGGGGCGGGAAGCACACGCTCGCCGACCTGCGGGCGATCCCCTGGGTGTTCGCCTGGACCCAGTGCCGCGTGCTGGCCCCGGCGTGGTACGGCATCGGCGCCGCGGTCAACTCGCTCATGGCGGACCGGCCCGACTTGGCGGAACGGCTGCCGACGATGTACCGCGACTGGGTGTTCTTCCGCGCCACGATCGACAACGCCGCGTTGGCCCTGGCGAAAACCGACCTGATGATCGCCAGCCACTACGCCAACCTAGCGGCAGGAACCCCGTCCAACGAAGCGATCCGCAAGCAGATCGAGGCGGAGTTTGCCGCAAGCCGCGAGGCGGTCCTGGCGATTACCGGGGGCGCCGATCTGCTGGACGACACGCGTTGGCTGAAGGAGTCCATCCGGGTCCGCAACCGCTACATCGACCCGCTCAACCTGATCCAGGTCGAGCTGATGAAGCGGATCCGCACCGCGGACTCGACGACCCCCGAAGCAGAACTCAGCGGCCTCCACGACCTCATGCGCCTTGCGATCAAGGGCGTATCGGCCGGCATGCGGACGACCGGATAG
- a CDS encoding isocitrate/isopropylmalate dehydrogenase family protein, translated as MSSYSIAVLPGDGIGPEITDAAEIVLKRLVASNQGLALDLTRYEAGASHYRATGVTLPPDVVTACVAADAVLLAAIGLPDVRNPNGTEVQPEMMVGLRRALDVQSAPRPVKLYPGVRSPLADVGAGIDMVIVRENLEGLFASFGGGAVVGDQVATDTIVITRAGTEKACRYAFELARRRNGRPRDGRRRVTCVDKANVFRCFAFFREVFFDVAKQYPDIEADALYVDAVSLYLVQEPDAYDVLVMENQFGDILSDLGAGLVGGLGMAPSAEIGDHHALFQPSHGSAPTIAGQNIANPIAMILSAAMMLDWLGERHDDPLALGASKQIEAAVAGVLARGDCRTRDLGGAASTTDFAEAVAAAL; from the coding sequence ATGAGTTCCTACAGCATCGCAGTTCTTCCCGGTGACGGCATTGGCCCGGAGATCACCGACGCCGCCGAAATCGTGCTCAAGCGTCTGGTCGCCTCGAACCAAGGGCTTGCGCTCGACCTTACCCGCTACGAGGCGGGCGCAAGCCACTACCGGGCCACCGGCGTGACGCTGCCGCCGGATGTCGTCACGGCCTGTGTCGCCGCGGACGCCGTGCTGCTGGCGGCGATCGGCCTGCCAGACGTGCGCAACCCCAACGGCACCGAGGTGCAGCCGGAGATGATGGTGGGCCTGCGGCGCGCCCTCGACGTGCAGTCGGCGCCGCGCCCGGTAAAGCTGTACCCGGGGGTGCGATCGCCGCTGGCGGATGTCGGCGCCGGGATCGATATGGTGATCGTCCGCGAGAACCTGGAGGGGCTGTTCGCCTCGTTCGGCGGGGGCGCGGTCGTGGGAGACCAGGTGGCCACCGACACCATCGTGATCACCCGCGCGGGCACCGAGAAGGCGTGCCGGTACGCGTTTGAGTTGGCCCGGCGACGCAACGGGCGCCCGCGCGACGGCCGGCGCCGCGTCACCTGCGTCGACAAGGCGAACGTGTTCCGCTGCTTTGCATTCTTCCGCGAGGTCTTCTTCGACGTCGCCAAGCAGTACCCCGACATCGAGGCCGACGCGCTCTACGTCGATGCGGTCAGCCTCTACCTGGTGCAAGAGCCAGACGCCTACGACGTGCTGGTGATGGAGAATCAGTTCGGAGACATCCTCTCCGACCTGGGCGCCGGGTTGGTGGGTGGGCTGGGGATGGCCCCGTCGGCGGAGATCGGCGACCACCACGCCTTGTTCCAACCGTCGCACGGGTCGGCCCCGACCATCGCCGGGCAGAACATCGCCAACCCGATCGCGATGATCCTCTCCGCAGCCATGATGCTCGACTGGCTTGGCGAGCGCCACGACGACCCGCTCGCGCTTGGCGCCAGCAAGCAGATCGAAGCCGCCGTGGCCGGGGTGCTCGCCCGTGGCGATTGCCGGACACGCGACCTAGGGGGCGCGGCCAGCACGACCGACTTCGCCGAGGCGGTCGCCGCCGCTCTCTGA
- a CDS encoding putative quinol monooxygenase, with amino-acid sequence MYVVTVVFQVKPANAADFRASVLAQAQNSLQREPACKRFDVCFDPQSPERVFLYELYDDRAAFDAHTQTEHFAQFSAAVEGWVEDKTLSFWHLD; translated from the coding sequence ATGTATGTCGTTACTGTTGTGTTTCAAGTGAAGCCGGCCAACGCCGCGGATTTTCGGGCGTCCGTCTTGGCTCAGGCGCAGAACTCGCTGCAGCGCGAGCCCGCGTGTAAGCGGTTCGATGTGTGCTTCGACCCTCAATCGCCCGAGCGGGTGTTTCTGTACGAGCTCTACGACGACCGTGCGGCGTTCGACGCGCACACGCAGACCGAGCACTTTGCTCAGTTTAGCGCTGCCGTCGAGGGTTGGGTGGAAGACAAGACGCTCAGCTTCTGGCATCTGGACTGA
- a CDS encoding lysophospholipid acyltransferase family protein, which translates to MSKQTQRVKHQRGVVKLLWYRLSQCFLWLFGKIWFRLRTSGAENVPDSGAVILISNHQSHLDPAMIGGFTRRPLSMMARDTLFTGVFGALIRSYDAIPVDRDGGGLGGIREVLRRLRDDAAVLVFPEGTRSVDGRIQPLKPGFLALVRRGNAALLPMGIEGANDAMPRGAHFPRPRPIAIVYGEPIAQETLAGMSDDALLEFAARQMADCHYRASFLLGGGSV; encoded by the coding sequence ATGAGCAAGCAGACGCAGCGGGTAAAGCATCAACGGGGAGTGGTCAAGCTGCTCTGGTACCGCCTCAGCCAGTGCTTCTTGTGGCTGTTCGGAAAGATCTGGTTCCGCTTGCGGACCTCTGGCGCCGAGAACGTGCCGGACAGCGGCGCCGTGATCCTCATCTCGAATCATCAAAGTCACCTCGACCCGGCCATGATCGGCGGGTTCACCCGCCGCCCCCTGAGCATGATGGCGCGTGACACGCTGTTCACCGGCGTGTTCGGCGCCCTGATCCGTTCCTACGACGCCATCCCGGTCGACCGAGACGGCGGCGGGCTCGGCGGGATCCGCGAGGTCCTGCGGCGGCTGCGGGACGACGCGGCGGTGCTGGTGTTTCCGGAAGGCACCCGCAGCGTGGATGGCCGGATCCAGCCCCTCAAGCCGGGGTTCTTGGCCCTAGTGAGAAGGGGCAACGCGGCGCTTTTGCCGATGGGGATCGAGGGGGCCAACGACGCGATGCCCCGCGGGGCACACTTCCCACGGCCGCGACCAATCGCCATTGTATACGGCGAACCAATCGCCCAAGAGACCCTCGCCGGCATGAGCGACGACGCCCTGCTAGAGTTTGCCGCCCGCCAGATGGCGGACTGCCACTATAGGGCTTCGTTTCTCCTGGGTGGCGGTTCGGTATAG
- the cmk gene encoding (d)CMP kinase has protein sequence MVVTIDGPAGAGKSSAARTLAERLGFAFLDTGGMYRAVAFAALERGVELTDAEGLLRIAQGVAIESLDGRVVLDGLDVTRAVRTVRVTAATRHAADHPGVREHLVQMQRQTAEGRDLVTEGRDQSTVVFPDAQCKIFLTASERVRAERRFLDLSGRGERLSLDEVLRAQHQRDEEDFHRPTGGLIKAPDAIEVNTDGLSPEQVVERLMTLVSASRGPIVDEPRVGRPANK, from the coding sequence ATGGTGGTCACGATCGACGGCCCCGCGGGCGCCGGAAAGAGCAGCGCCGCCCGAACGCTCGCCGAAAGGTTGGGATTCGCATTCCTCGATACGGGGGGGATGTACCGCGCCGTGGCGTTTGCTGCGCTGGAACGCGGCGTCGAGCTGACGGACGCCGAGGGACTTCTGAGGATTGCCCAGGGGGTCGCCATCGAGTCGCTGGATGGCCGCGTTGTGCTCGACGGACTCGACGTGACCCGCGCCGTCAGGACGGTTCGGGTTACCGCCGCGACGCGGCACGCGGCAGACCACCCCGGCGTGCGCGAGCACCTGGTTCAGATGCAGCGGCAAACCGCCGAGGGGCGTGACTTGGTGACCGAGGGCCGCGACCAATCGACGGTGGTGTTCCCCGATGCACAATGCAAGATCTTCCTCACTGCGAGCGAGCGGGTCCGGGCCGAACGCCGGTTCCTCGACCTCTCCGGCCGCGGCGAAAGGCTCTCGCTGGACGAGGTTTTGCGGGCCCAGCACCAGCGAGACGAGGAAGACTTTCATCGGCCGACCGGCGGGCTGATCAAAGCCCCGGACGCGATCGAAGTGAACACCGACGGGCTCTCTCCGGAGCAGGTTGTGGAGCGGCTCATGACGCTCGTCTCCGCTAGCCGAGGCCCTATTGTCGATGAGCCTCGGGTCGGGCGTCCAGCGAACAAGTAG